The Hyphomicrobiales bacterium genome has a window encoding:
- a CDS encoding putative iron-regulated protein (Evidence 3 : Putative function from multiple computational evidences), with protein MLAAAEPGSTGERIAHPRASWLCPDTGRLLPQGEVMRAVAKKRVVLLGETHDVAEIHRWQLHVTAFLHMLRPQMAVGFEMFPLRVQHVLDAWVAGAMDTATLIERSEWAQVWGFDPELYLPLFHFCRQQRVRMLALNCHRPLVTRVGQVGWEAIPVEERDGVTPSAPATDAYRAYLERLMGSFGRAERQAGAASPISDRFLRAQQTWDRSFACRIAGHLASAPGDLVIGIIGRGHLEYGHGTPYQLRDLGIGEVAVLLPGTAGAYDAAALAGIAEAVFRLDTPEPPLSRRELPKPA; from the coding sequence ATGCTGGCCGCGGCTGAACCGGGCTCCACGGGCGAACGCATCGCCCACCCGCGCGCGAGCTGGCTCTGCCCGGACACGGGCCGGCTTCTGCCGCAGGGCGAGGTGATGCGCGCCGTTGCGAAGAAGCGCGTCGTGCTGCTCGGCGAGACGCATGACGTCGCCGAGATCCACCGCTGGCAGCTCCATGTCACCGCCTTCCTGCACATGCTGCGGCCGCAGATGGCGGTCGGCTTCGAGATGTTCCCGCTGCGCGTTCAGCATGTCCTCGACGCCTGGGTCGCGGGCGCGATGGATACCGCTACCTTGATCGAGCGCAGCGAATGGGCGCAGGTCTGGGGCTTCGATCCGGAGCTTTACCTGCCACTGTTCCATTTCTGCCGGCAGCAGCGCGTCAGGATGCTGGCGCTCAACTGCCATCGCCCTCTGGTAACGCGCGTTGGACAGGTCGGATGGGAGGCTATTCCCGTCGAGGAGCGCGACGGCGTGACGCCGTCGGCGCCTGCCACGGACGCCTATCGCGCCTATCTCGAACGGCTGATGGGAAGCTTCGGCAGAGCCGAGCGGCAGGCCGGCGCGGCCTCGCCGATCAGCGACCGCTTCCTGCGCGCCCAGCAGACCTGGGATCGCTCCTTCGCTTGCCGCATTGCCGGCCATCTGGCGAGTGCACCGGGCGATCTCGTCATCGGCATCATCGGGCGCGGCCATCTCGAATACGGCCACGGCACGCCCTATCAGCTGCGCGACCTCGGCATCGGGGAAGTGGCAGTGCTGCTGCCCGGCACCGCCGGCGCCTATGACGCGGCGGCCCTCGCCGGTATCGCCGAAGCGGTCTTCCGCCTCGATACGCCCGAGCCGCCATTGTCGCGGCGCGAACTGCCCAAGCCGGCATGA